tgtaccacacactgctactacaaccaCAACAACTGTTTGGCAAACTGTTTTAGAAGTCCTTTGTggtattttattatcaaataaGTTCGAtatgtttatttatatttaaaatgctCTGAATTTACGaactattaaaatttttgaattctaGTTTTTGTCTATTGTTACCCACTTGTTATTACAACACATTTTGTCATTCACAGCAAACTTTCGCTTGAATTCTAAAATTGTGTCAATGTTTTTTTATGGTAATGTAGTAGTTTTTATGTCGTCATCAACGTATATTTTTGGCTATAACAACTGTCTAGTGGTCAATTAATAGACATTTTAAACAAATGAATCAACAGCAACAGGGAAAATTTAAAGTCGCATTGCTTACCCCATGAGATTTAATAGGCGGATAGCAACCGACGAATCAGTGTTAAAGATAAGTATTAAGCCCACTCTAGACTCaggttattttttagtttagttttattattttttttttttatttttaaaattgtattgttttttattggaaattCTAAACATTTGGTGTGTTTTACCTAAAAGCcaaagtccgaacggcgtgccgcaatgcgacatctcgttggggagaagttttttgcctggcatagtacctcacaaatatcgccaacattaagaggttaccaccgctgaatttttttccgatgttctcgccaggattctaacccgggtgttcagcttcataggcggacatgctgatctctgcgctacgttgaCTTAACTTAGTAATCAACCGGAAATGTCATTGTGTTATGGATGTTTCCAAGATGTTGACTAAACTTGATAAATGAGAGGAAGTATCTGtggcgttgtacaaatttttcgaGGGCAACATTGTACAAATTTAGCTTCCCTGTTGACTGTTTGCAAACTGTTTTAGAATTCCTTTGTGTTATTtattccctacaccactactgtggtacagggtattataacttagtgaatatgTTGGTAACAcgcaaaaggaagagagatagacccattgataaatataccgatcgactcagaatcactttctgattccatttagctatgtctgtccgtctgtctgtctatgttaatttgtgtacaaagtacaggtcgcagtttgcATCCGATCGCcgtcaaatttggtacaggcatgtttttcggcctagagacaaagcctattaaaattggttttGTAGTAGGTTTTATGTCGTCATCAACGTATATTTTAGGCTATAACAACTGTCTAGTGGTCAATTAATAgacatttcaaacaaatgaGTCAACAGCAACAGGGAAAATTTAAAGGTGCATTGCTTACCCGATGAGATTTAATAGGCGGTTAGCAACCGACGAATTTGTTTTCAAGATAGTATTAAGCCCCACTCTAGACTaaggttattttttatttttaaatttgtattgtttttttatttattggaaATTCTAAACATTTGGTGTGTTTTacctaaaagccaaatttaaatataagtaAAGTTTGCCATTCTTTTATGTTTCTTCATATACGTTTGCAAAGCGTCAATTTGAAAAATGTATATGCGTGACgaatatttaattgtggttagTTTACATATTCACATATACTAACAGATGAATTCATCATTATGGCtataaaaaagcgaaaaaaaaatatgtaatgaGGAGAATTAGACCACTATAATGTAAATTTACCCTGGCAATTTTATACCTAGCACCgcaggacgggggtatactaattttgtcaaacCGTTTGCAACAGATCATAATGTTCACCTTCGTTCCTTTTTATGGCGCCCTCTCATGTGTTATAAAACCTCTCTTATATTGAGGTGTATATTTTCTTTCCTcattaataattaaataatttcattcaaatcagttGCCTTGTGTCTTTTCCGTCGCATTTTTCACATTACATTTTTAACCGAAAACATGCTACCATGTTGCAATATACATTACTTTTTAACTGAATGTGCTAAAGTGAATATAACTATTGTACTACATTAGGTTTGGCTAAAGGGTACCCGTGGAGCAATCTCGGTTGCAACACCCTTCGCTCGGAGGCCTTAGGTACATTGTGTTCGGCCCAAAAGCCAGcaaagaaatttggtatgtagatatGGGAATCCGAATCTGAAGTtcgtttttggggcaaaggcACCTGGACCTCTTAGGGGTCGGGCTGATGCAGGGTGGcattgatattaaaaaaatcagaAGAGGTGAAGTACTtcctgcaccgcttaagaaaatCCAAAcatttgaatgcttctttcgacaatTGGAATACGTATTTTTACCAGCGGGCGTCACAcactgtatcttcatgcccagaaaaTCAAgtgcatctgactgctcaatatctataccgtcgatacatatcgacgattgtagtgAGTCAGTGAATcacttgtgagacaagaaacggCACTGCGTCTTCTATGCgataaagtctactctgttcactCCACACCACTCGGAAATAACCAACAAATCTTGGGAgggcgtctcatccataatgcgcggTCTCTCCACAATTTCCTGAGGACTGGGCGTTAGTACTGACTCCAAAAGCGActagctttgataaaagtgcaccgtgccataccctatcaaatgctttggagatatccagagccacgaccttactctcaccaaactggtggatagagtgAATCCAACGTTACGACAGAAATGCCATTAGATCCCCCGTAGAGCGATTCCTGCGGAACCCATGCAGtaagtatctcacaagatggtCGTTAACCATAATcgccataaccttggagagcgcggatCATATCGTAATTGGCCGGTATATAGTCGAGTGGTCGGTTGATGGTGAGTATAATGGAGGATTGatccaaagaaatgacggcttgccagctGCTGCACAACCTCGTAATCCTCGTGGGACCCATAcccattcaccgtgcaaaacgtggagcctttaaTCTGCTTTCCCACAGTTATGTAACGAACATAGGAGAAAGTGCCATGAAATGCGTtgcgcattaaagtcttctagaaccagacgattatggccagtcAGTAGGCCACTAATGTCAGGCCTGTAAACATGGCCATTAGTTGGGATACAACAACCAACTCTAtatcggcagtaccggacttgtCTGTTATCCCCATACATTCTAtgttggggtcactagcgccaggcgcaggcgagaagggtctatactgcacggaatggtgtaccACGAAGGCCAATTCCCCACCTCCACTCCTTCGGCGACCTTaggtagcacattgtatccgtgacaaaaGTGCATGCAAcgctgcaaccaatatattcttccgactcataaaatatACTAATTCGTCAATCTTGCCTCGGAGACTGTTGCAATTTGATTTCAAGAATGGTACATTATCGGCACTGGCCGACATtattggattatatttagatagactaaggtagaaaatgaattgcgcattttatattaaatcttcaaaaaatacaatttttattgtTAACGTGTCGTTTCTAATTTATATTctcttttgaatttttatttctctttacaGAGCTCAGGCAAGAGTTCCGTACTCGAAAGTTTAGTTGGCCGTTCCTTTTTACCTCGAGGAACTGGCATTGTTACCAGACGTCCGTTAGTCTTACAGTTGTTGCACTGTCCATTGGATGATCGTGAACATCGTTCGgcagaaaatggtagtttttatattttcaatCATTTGTACAGCTACAAATTGATCTCTTTCCTATCGCAGGTACCATCAATGTGGAAGAATGGGGCCgatttctacataccaaaaaaacatttaccgatttcaatcatatacGCCAAGAAATCGAAGAAGAAACAGACCGTATAGCTGGTAGCAATAAAGGCATTTGCCCGGAACCGATTAACTTAAAGATATTCTCTACCAGAGTTGTGAACCTAACGTTGGTTGATTTGCCCGGCATCACCAAAGTTCCAGTGGGCGATCAACCTGAAGATATCGAACAACAAATCAAAGACTTAGTATTGAAATATATTGAAAACCCGAATTCTATTATATTAGCCGTGACGGCGGCAAATACCGATATGGCCACCAGTGAGGCATTAAAATTGGCCAAAGATGTCGATCCAGATGGACGGCGAACATTGGCTGTGGTCACTAAACTCGATCTCATGGATGCCGGAACAGACGCTATAGATATACTATGTGGGCGAGTCATCCCGGTAAAATTGGGTATTATCGGCGTGATCAATCGTTCTCAACAAGATATTAAAGACAACAAAGATATTGAAGACCAACTGAAAGATGAAGCTGCATTTTTACAACGAAAATACCCTACACTGGCCACTCGCAATGGtacaccatatttggcaaaaacTCTCAATAGGCTTTTAATGCATCACATCCGTGACTGTTTGCCCGACCTGAAGACTCGGGTCAATGTAATGTCTTCACAGTTTCAATCTCTCTTACATTCGTACGGTGAAGATGTGTCCGATAAAAGTCAAACCTTATTGCAAATTATTACCAAGTTTGCTAGTGCCTACTGTACGACAATTGATGGTACTGCACGCAACATTGAGACAACTGAATTGTGTGGTGGTGCTCGCATTTGTTATATATTCCACGAGACTTTTGGACGCACACTCGATTCCATTCATCCCTTAGCTGGTCTAAGCAAAATGGATATACTTACTGCTATAAGAAATGCTACAGGACCACGGCCAGCGCTCTTTGTACCGGAAGTGTCTTTCGAATTGCTTGTGAAAAGACAAATTCGCCGATTAGAGGAGCCTTCGTTGCGCTGCGTTGAGTTAATACACGAAGAAATGCAACGGATTGTTCAACACTGCGGCAACGAGGTGCAACAGGAAATGCTGAGGTACGTTTGAATATacatagaaaagaaaaacagatAATGGTTGAAggtatgccaaattttatatgttttacgTACGAACCAATAACAGTAGATACCAGCAGCTGTAAGTCacatatttaggttaggttaagaaaTATATAGAACCAAAgtgtatttaataaggtggccgcatcagcacagctgatggaacttgatatgtcaattcatttttaaattcgttttataaaaatataaacttcaaaataaacattttataaattaataTCTGTGTTTGCTGCAATAATAGGGGCCAAGTGGGCTGGAGAAGTTCTCTCCACCCTGCCATTTCAAGCCCCTATTGTAGTGAAGAATGGCGAAAGCACTAATTTAGACTGGAAAAAAGGTCTTCGTATAGTCATAGCCCTGCATCTACTCCCACAATTGCAGGTAGTGCCATACTAGGTACTCAACCGTCTATAATGCGTAAGTCCGCTATGTCCAGCTAGTGTGACGTCAAAGTCCTGAAACTGCAATTTCTTGTCGGACCCCTTTCAGTATTGACAGCGGTAGCTCCACCGGAGCAGAGGTCCCCTGAAAACACCAAGTTACCTCATGGTGGTGAATAGCACCAACTTTATCTTTTGGGGTTAATGTCAAGCCCATTGGCCAATCATGGCAGCATACCATATCCACTCTTAACGGCCACACACTAAAGGGAAAAcgtcattaacccattaacatattttaaaattacctAAAAATCCCAAATATCCAAGAGCCTCAAAAAGGGATACAAAAACCGTCCTTTTGGTGAATGAGCTCTAGTCATAAAAATGCTATTTAAGTACATTACTATTGGAACGCTAATTTTCCTGCCCATCAACATCGTATGAACTCAATTCATGTCCACCACACCAAAGAGTCATGCATTTGACACTCGTGATGTGTGGTCACTGGTTATAATCGAAACACACATGTATGAAGTTGGAATCAATCCCAGCCCAATTAAAATTGAACCATAACTACCCTGGTCTGCAGTGGAAAGTTAAAGGcattcacttggtagctatTTTACCGCTACAATAACCTAGTCGGTAAAGCCTCCGGAGCCAGTAGGGATTCTGAacgtttttaaatttctttttcttgcttgacactccaaaattaataaacttctttTTTCTTGCTCTGATTGATCGAACCTAATTTGCCGAAAACTTTAAATATCATAGTGAAACGAATTTTCTTCGCCCTGTTTACTAATTTTGACATacccaaaaaagatgctttgttgtaaCAATTCGCCGATACAGCTaccttataaatacgccttgtatAGAACATAACTAACTGGGACACATGGGACGGTACCGTCCTGCCCCTCACTTAtgctctccactcgataccgctgattgtccgcgtaGCATTCCACTATGCCCATAGTTATCCAGGCACGGGGATAACTGTGGAACACGTTTCGTCCTTGGCTAGGTGACTTATTCAATCACATaaggtgtggaggcttcaagggtcaatcccatggcagccggttgtacgtaccggattgacccgatggaatcttcatcggcaagggctgccgcctcagtgtacgtgttcgtcttttttcgtcatgggagaggcacatcccggagtgccttctccgtatgcttttggtccgtgccgggattgaaaagaaccccggaccctggttctgttccgtttgccagaaccgccttcatcatcggtcagtgtcggtgaggtgtaacaggtgcttggagtgggtacatttccgttcttgctctagcctaacttcgctacgggagtatagtcatactggctatgtcgctaggtgctgtgcgaacacagccagcagtgggtcacaagcgtcgccgtcgtcgccttcggcgtcctcgtcgtcggactatgtgacccccccgacctctcccgtacggcaatttatgcaaagacagcaccctagccctactattgccaggccagtgtcgggaaatgtatcgttcctgcagttaaactgcaatggactgcgaggcaagattgatgagattgtggattttatgagtcggaagagcatatcggtcgcagcgatccaggagacaaagctgactaacacctgcagcttgcacagttgtcacggctacaatgtgctacgtaaggatcgctcaaggaatggaggtgggggattggccttcgttatacaccattccgtgcagtatagacctatctcgcctgcgcttgacgctagtgacccatacatggaatgtatgggggtagcagtcaagtctggtactgccgagatagagatatacaacgtgtatataccgccggttggcagctgtgtcccgattaatggccaggcctacagccccgacataagtgggttgctatctggccatggtcgtctggttctgggggatttcaatgcacatcactcgtcatggcattctcccctaggcaacgaccagcgtggcatagctttggcagagcagatagatagctccacgttttgcacggtgaatgaggatgcccccactaggattacgaggaggtgcagcagctcgccagacatctcaatcgcatcccctgatctcctgagtgacgtatcctggcaagccgtcatctctttggggtcagaccacctccccataatcctcaccatcgaccgaccacccgacttcataacctctgagcgccgaacgttcatcaactacaagaaggccaattggactggcttcagagagtataccaatcgccgcttcaatgaactgccacccccctctgatgtgcttgtggccgagaggaaattccgagacatcatcaacgcagcagccgctcgctttataccagccggtcgaataccgcaagtgcgacccaatttcccggcgcaagcagtggtactcgcagacgagcgtgatgggattcgtgctatggaccccgctaaccccagaatcagcgagctgaatctggaaataaacagggtagtcaacgaacataagcggaatttgtggctggaacacttggagcaatgtaacttaggcaccggtgcaggcaaattgtgggccactgttaagtctctctcgaaccccggtagacgggacgacaggacctcagtcacttttggcgagttaaccgtgactgatccgaagagatgcgccaggttgttcaaccgtcaatttatcgtgcatcccgagagagacagggcaaggaggagagccattcgccgtattcgtggtctccgagccgatgaacagccatcacaatttaccgtgggcgcagttacgaatgtcatccgtggcgccaaatcttccaaagcgttgggccccgacggaatctctacattgatgctgaagaatctggatttacctggagttgagtaccttaccactgtccttaacctgtcattgaacactcttatagttcccgatgtctggaaaatgggcagagtgatcccgctactgaagcctggtaaagacccgagtttgggggagtcgtacagaccgatctcccttctctcaccagtggctaagacgcttgaggcattactcctcccgagcctcgtaggagaatttccattcgccgagcatcaacacggatttcggagactgcacagcacaacaacagctttgcatgccatcaccacacacatttgccgtggcttcaatcaacccaggccatgtgataggacggtcctcgtggcattggacctatcgaaggcattcgacacggtcagccatgccaaattatttgaggacatcgccaacacgtccctccagccaggccttaaacgttgggtcgcgaattatctgtgtggccgccagtcatttgtggaatttagggataagaagtcaaaacaccgtagagtgaaacagggagttccccaaggcggggtgatatctccggctctgtttaacctctacctatcctccatcccacctcctccagacggcatagagatcgtatcatatgcggacgactgtacgatcttggcatcaggccccccacccattgatgacatctgcgataggttgaacgtctaccttaacgagcttgcctcatatttcgctgcaagaaatctgaagatatccgccaccaaatcttcagccacactgttcactacaaatacgcgtgaggtgaattctgagctgactgtgatggtcgatggagaattgattccgaccatcaagtgtcccaaaatacttggcgtcacatttgacagctcctacactttctccccacatgccacagcaatctgcaataaagtcaaaagtagaaacaaggtcctcaagtcactcgctagcagcacttggggtgcagacaaagaaaccttgttgaccacgtacaaagcaattggccggtctgtggtaagttatgcagcgccagtgtggtcacgtcagctttgtgacacgcagtggaataatattcagatctgtcagaatgccgccctccgaactgcgacgggctgcctccttagttctcatgtggaccacctccaccaggagacaaagatcctaccagtgcgaagacataactacatgctgtctaagcaatacattttgggctgttatcgcagaaatcatccaaatcatcatcttgtggatagatacccaccgcccagaagccttaaggtagatctacatgatctagagcgtgaggtccagcgctacaagagagaacctctagatcaagcggcatatcaagcgggtctgaacaacattcatgcagacacggtagcagacgcgtttactggctaccgggtgaatgtagtccttggagaacaaccgccacccattgcacccgaagaaatcgacctcccccggcaaaccagagtgattctggctcaattacgttccggcagatgcagccgcctcaatttccacagagctaggattgatgccgacgtgcaagatgtatgtcccgactgtaaccagggaccgcacgatacacgtcacctgtttaactgcccggccagacccactcgactcagacccagatccctgtggacgcaccctatcttagtcgcggagttcctgggtcttgacactcaacagaatcaagcagacgaaagatagtacacaataaactgctacaacaacaacaacaggcttCAAGGGTAGTTCGTTCTTATCTtgaatataccgcgaaaacgtATTTACGATGTAAGTACGACACTAACCAAGTT
The Stomoxys calcitrans chromosome 3, idStoCalc2.1, whole genome shotgun sequence genome window above contains:
- the LOC106090853 gene encoding dynamin-1-like protein, producing the protein MEALIPVINKLQDVFNTVGSDSIQLPQIVVLGSQSSGKSSVLESLVGRSFLPRGTGIVTRRPLVLQLLHCPLDDREHRSAENGTINVEEWGRFLHTKKTFTDFNHIRQEIEEETDRIAGSNKGICPEPINLKIFSTRVVNLTLVDLPGITKVPVGDQPEDIEQQIKDLVLKYIENPNSIILAVTAANTDMATSEALKLAKDVDPDGRRTLAVVTKLDLMDAGTDAIDILCGRVIPVKLGIIGVINRSQQDIKDNKDIEDQLKDEAAFLQRKYPTLATRNGTPYLAKTLNRLLMHHIRDCLPDLKTRVNVMSSQFQSLLHSYGEDVSDKSQTLLQIITKFASAYCTTIDGTARNIETTELCGGARICYIFHETFGRTLDSIHPLAGLSKMDILTAIRNATGPRPALFVPEVSFELLVKRQIRRLEEPSLRCVELIHEEMQRIVQHCGNEVQQEMLRFPKLHEKIVDVVTQLLRRRLPTTNVMVENLVAIELAYINTKHPDFHKDAALVPSLLKTDNMEPYGQQPTRRSNTPRGTTSSPQVMAVQNLQKEHQQKQNEQQYLDIGEQNHINENSTHPNNWLSNILPPAPNSNRIESIENSTNNTPQHNSLMSPVKPVNLLPDVPAHQSARRLTDKEQKDCDVIERLIKSYFYIVRKSIQDSVPKAIMHFLVNHVKDNLQSELVTHLYKSDAVDTLLNESDHIAIRRREAADMLKALTNANHIISEIRETHMW